The following are encoded in a window of Providencia rettgeri genomic DNA:
- a CDS encoding xanthine dehydrogenase family protein molybdopterin-binding subunit yields the protein MSKSNVELSRRHFLKCAVIAGISVYLAPLYSRAFDVLFEEKILQPADWNPVDKRIKFRIDAFSKVQGEKVFARDIRARDIPHWPKQQGHAFLLRVTQADKIYQGFNLERLSDGLMPDRIVTARDLEKDGVAFPEFYGEDLLLPEGKTPAYLGQAVALLIYHDFAKFRFAKETLKFHDDIIQYGAFTGPLERDPWGTYRGVRIGSENPYDPDIYSSMKDMPISPIGMKKHLPVWPEGREGGKLDEEGMFFADALAKQLENPPDDWLVIKRKYFSQSIDTSALEPDNANGWYDEKTQSFHLVIPTQSPQEVAASLPEMLAKSTFPIKQIFLHPCFTVGYGSKDHSPFPYYGAMATLYGNGVPIRLANDRYEQFQSSLKRHAFDMDYTLAVNKKTHKIEALSASFIGDGGGRCNFTPSVVMVGATGAQAIYYIPRSDLYAVGIASRAVDAGSARGYGTLQAMAATDMLMEEAAKLLKADPIEFRLKNLIKSGMKNTQGAIPAGAIRADEVLTRCAAHPMWTERAKRKADYEAQNSGKLFGTGISCVQKDFGTGAESSFARVELTREGKIAIYHSGAEMGTGMSTSQAVVCAKWLGKPAELAHFSVTDWSMLPMISTGNPFAMSQEEQNRLAQNPLWTPNYCSPSSASNSAYYFTHSTEEAARLVFEYGLWPAAMSIWQEGIGGGQAAPLVVRREDARWVAEGLTADGLEVLSLPRLIERTFEMGGLTGAVSHVFNRWQWAEADFHIQGEMRRLPVDGLALRFAENDYQVYHREKAYYPDTQRNNAGVTYYSAVATVTELSIDKATGHVELLNHHSVVECGNLIVPQLVSGQIQGGLAMGIGHALHEYLPLYEDGPGNGTWNFNRYHLPLASDVAVWQQTSEILPGLSETDPPKGVAEVVMIPVVSSIVNAIADATGHHFLHLPVRAKDILEVLS from the coding sequence ATGAGCAAAAGCAATGTCGAACTCTCCCGCAGACACTTTCTAAAATGTGCCGTTATTGCTGGGATTTCAGTATATCTCGCCCCTTTGTATAGCCGCGCTTTTGACGTGCTATTTGAGGAAAAAATCCTTCAACCTGCGGATTGGAACCCCGTTGATAAACGAATCAAATTCCGTATTGATGCCTTTTCTAAAGTACAAGGTGAGAAAGTTTTCGCCAGAGATATTCGTGCTCGGGATATTCCTCACTGGCCTAAGCAGCAAGGTCACGCATTTTTACTCAGAGTGACTCAGGCAGATAAAATTTATCAAGGTTTTAATCTTGAAAGGCTCAGTGATGGTCTAATGCCAGATCGTATTGTCACTGCTCGTGATCTGGAGAAAGACGGCGTCGCCTTCCCTGAATTTTACGGTGAAGACCTACTTCTTCCTGAAGGAAAAACCCCCGCTTATTTAGGTCAAGCCGTAGCCCTACTTATTTACCATGACTTTGCAAAATTCCGTTTTGCCAAAGAAACACTTAAATTTCATGATGATATTATTCAATATGGCGCATTCACTGGACCATTAGAACGTGACCCTTGGGGCACCTATCGTGGCGTGCGTATTGGTAGCGAAAACCCTTACGACCCTGATATTTACTCCAGCATGAAAGATATGCCTATTTCGCCCATCGGAATGAAAAAACACCTTCCCGTATGGCCAGAAGGTCGTGAGGGGGGAAAATTGGATGAAGAAGGGATGTTTTTTGCCGATGCGCTGGCAAAACAATTGGAAAACCCACCTGATGATTGGTTGGTGATTAAGCGCAAATATTTCTCTCAATCCATTGATACTTCTGCATTAGAACCAGACAACGCCAATGGTTGGTATGATGAAAAGACCCAATCATTCCACCTCGTGATCCCAACGCAATCACCCCAAGAAGTTGCCGCATCGTTACCTGAAATGTTGGCAAAATCAACATTTCCAATTAAGCAAATTTTCCTACACCCTTGTTTTACAGTAGGTTATGGTTCGAAAGATCACAGCCCATTCCCTTATTATGGCGCAATGGCTACGCTATATGGCAACGGCGTACCTATTCGTCTCGCAAATGACCGCTACGAGCAATTCCAGTCCAGCCTCAAACGCCATGCCTTCGACATGGATTACACATTAGCTGTCAATAAAAAAACACATAAAATTGAAGCACTAAGCGCCTCATTCATTGGCGATGGCGGCGGTCGCTGCAACTTTACCCCCTCCGTTGTGATGGTGGGAGCCACGGGGGCACAGGCTATTTACTATATTCCTCGGAGTGATCTCTACGCTGTGGGAATTGCATCACGGGCGGTAGATGCAGGCTCTGCCCGAGGTTATGGCACACTCCAAGCCATGGCGGCGACAGATATGTTAATGGAAGAAGCCGCCAAGTTACTCAAGGCTGATCCCATTGAGTTTAGATTGAAAAACTTAATTAAATCCGGGATGAAAAATACCCAAGGCGCAATCCCAGCCGGTGCTATCCGTGCTGATGAAGTCTTAACACGTTGTGCTGCGCACCCGATGTGGACAGAAAGAGCCAAACGTAAAGCCGATTATGAAGCCCAAAATAGCGGGAAATTATTTGGTACGGGTATTTCCTGTGTGCAAAAAGACTTTGGGACGGGGGCTGAATCCTCATTTGCCCGAGTTGAGCTCACTCGTGAAGGTAAAATTGCGATTTACCACAGTGGCGCTGAAATGGGCACAGGGATGTCCACCTCTCAAGCCGTGGTTTGTGCCAAATGGCTCGGAAAACCTGCTGAGCTCGCCCACTTTTCCGTCACTGATTGGTCAATGTTACCGATGATATCAACGGGCAACCCATTTGCCATGTCACAGGAAGAACAAAACCGTTTAGCACAAAACCCACTTTGGACCCCCAATTATTGTTCTCCATCAAGTGCCAGTAACTCCGCATACTATTTTACACACAGTACAGAAGAAGCTGCACGGTTAGTATTCGAATACGGCTTGTGGCCAGCTGCAATGTCAATTTGGCAAGAAGGCATTGGTGGAGGGCAAGCAGCACCATTAGTCGTACGTCGCGAAGACGCCCGCTGGGTCGCTGAAGGGTTGACTGCTGATGGGTTAGAAGTGCTTAGTTTACCGCGGTTAATCGAGCGCACATTTGAAATGGGCGGTTTAACTGGCGCTGTTAGCCACGTATTTAACCGTTGGCAATGGGCTGAAGCTGATTTTCATATTCAAGGAGAAATGCGCCGTTTACCGGTAGACGGGCTCGCTTTACGTTTTGCCGAAAATGATTACCAAGTTTACCATCGTGAAAAAGCCTATTACCCTGATACACAAAGAAACAATGCGGGTGTAACCTACTACAGCGCGGTGGCAACTGTCACAGAATTGTCCATCGATAAAGCGACAGGACACGTGGAATTACTCAACCACCACTCGGTTGTGGAGTGCGGTAACCTCATTGTTCCGCAACTGGTATCGGGGCAAATCCAAGGTGGTCTGGCTATGGGTATCGGCCATGCCCTCCATGAATATTTACCGCTGTATGAAGACGGCCCTGGTAATGGAACATGGAACTTCAACCGTTACCATCTTCCCCTCGCCAGTGACGTTGCTGTTTGGCAACAGACCAGTGAAATTCTGCCAGGGCTCTCAGAAACCGACCCGCCCAAAGGGGTTGCTGAGGTTGTGATGATCCCTGTGGTTTCATCTATCGTCAATGCTATCGCTGATGCGACTGGTCACCATTTCTTGCACCTGCCTGTGCGCGCTAAAGATATTCTAGAGGTATTATCATGA
- a CDS encoding NTP transferase domain-containing protein, translating into MNIGILILAAGHSQRFQKAGGKGSKLNLRLDERTVFEKTLLNSIGSGLSVHVVTRTDNLGVIHTCLQFNIPFSLLDSNGLGESIAMGVKNTSYLDGWLIHLADMPYINSELFIAIADKLKQHSLVRPVYNRQPGHPVGISAKYYLDLIQLTGDEGAKSILSHHFVYELAINDQSVIKDIDYPIIDNE; encoded by the coding sequence ATGAATATTGGCATATTAATATTAGCCGCAGGTCACAGTCAGCGATTCCAAAAGGCGGGCGGAAAAGGCAGTAAATTAAATTTACGATTAGATGAGCGAACTGTTTTTGAAAAAACACTCTTAAATTCAATAGGAAGCGGGCTTTCTGTTCATGTGGTGACGCGCACAGATAATCTGGGAGTGATTCATACTTGCTTACAATTTAATATACCATTCTCATTGTTGGATAGTAATGGATTAGGTGAATCTATTGCAATGGGGGTTAAAAACACATCTTATTTAGATGGTTGGCTAATTCATTTGGCAGATATGCCTTACATAAATAGCGAGTTATTTATAGCAATTGCGGATAAATTAAAACAACATTCATTAGTGAGACCAGTCTATAATAGACAGCCAGGTCACCCTGTGGGAATTTCTGCCAAATATTATTTAGACTTAATTCAATTAACCGGGGATGAAGGGGCAAAATCAATATTAAGTCACCATTTTGTTTATGAGTTAGCGATAAATGATCAAAGTGTTATTAAAGATATTGATTATCCAATAATTGATAATGAATAG
- a CDS encoding XdhC family protein: MLREDVFVISQALSWIKEQPIWLCTVLSTYGSSPRSPGSLLVAKADGQYVGSLSGGCIEEDFIQRIQHGEYLKSSQIIRYGRGGLDAKVNLPCDGSLDVLIEYLPNSVESTDYLTEIHQALLGYTAINKKITLPFRGEISTVKNQQTPTQIERVGDDIQFYIAAPPRLIIAGISNVGIYCANFAATLGFEVIICEHREDELARFSGQLSSQFEVVKLFPARYLESQNCTPNTAIVSLTHDPRIDDLTLMEAVNTPAFYIGAMGSSRTSARRRERLAESGGMSLAEIERIHAPIGIPIGSKTPPEIALAIMADIVAYKNGVKSQNKQQENGHLTVVN, from the coding sequence ATGCTGCGTGAAGATGTTTTTGTTATCTCTCAAGCCCTTTCTTGGATAAAAGAACAACCCATTTGGTTGTGTACGGTATTGAGTACCTATGGTTCTTCTCCTCGTAGTCCTGGGTCTTTGCTTGTTGCCAAAGCAGATGGTCAGTATGTTGGGTCTTTATCTGGCGGTTGTATTGAAGAAGATTTTATTCAGCGAATACAACATGGGGAATACCTTAAGAGTAGCCAAATTATTCGTTACGGTCGCGGTGGATTAGATGCAAAGGTGAATTTACCTTGTGATGGAAGTTTGGATGTTTTAATCGAATATCTACCTAATAGTGTCGAAAGTACCGATTATCTAACTGAAATACATCAAGCACTATTGGGGTATACTGCAATTAATAAAAAAATCACTTTGCCATTTCGTGGTGAAATTAGCACGGTTAAAAATCAACAAACCCCGACTCAAATAGAGCGAGTGGGTGATGATATTCAATTTTATATTGCAGCACCGCCCCGGTTAATTATTGCGGGGATCTCGAATGTGGGAATTTACTGTGCGAATTTCGCCGCAACATTGGGGTTTGAGGTCATTATTTGTGAACATAGAGAGGATGAATTAGCGCGTTTTTCTGGGCAACTTTCTAGCCAATTTGAGGTGGTTAAATTATTTCCTGCACGCTATTTAGAATCCCAAAACTGCACACCAAACACCGCCATTGTCTCTTTAACCCATGATCCCCGTATTGATGACCTGACACTCATGGAGGCTGTGAATACACCTGCATTTTATATTGGTGCTATGGGATCTAGTCGAACAAGCGCACGTCGGCGTGAACGGTTAGCAGAATCGGGAGGCATGTCGCTGGCGGAGATAGAGCGTATTCATGCACCTATAGGGATCCCTATTGGCAGTAAAACCCCGCCTGAAATTGCATTAGCCATTATGGCTGATATTGTTGCGTATAAAAACGGTGTGAAAAGTCAAAATAAGCAGCAAGAAAATGGCCATTTAACCGTAGTGAATTAG
- a CDS encoding RidA family protein — translation MSIKRNNPKPRLADSVEFNGLVYLSGQIPNDLTGDITQQTQEVLDKIDTLLAASQSDKTCILSAQVWIKNMARDFAAFNAVWENWMPVEHSPARAAVEANMAREQVLVEIMVIAAQR, via the coding sequence ATGTCCATTAAACGTAATAACCCAAAACCACGCTTGGCTGACAGTGTTGAATTTAATGGCCTGGTGTATTTATCAGGCCAAATACCTAATGACTTAACGGGCGATATCACACAGCAAACGCAAGAGGTTCTTGATAAAATTGATACATTGCTCGCGGCAAGCCAAAGCGATAAAACCTGCATTTTATCCGCCCAAGTTTGGATTAAAAATATGGCGCGCGATTTTGCGGCATTTAACGCAGTGTGGGAAAACTGGATGCCTGTTGAACATAGCCCTGCACGTGCGGCAGTTGAAGCCAATATGGCGCGGGAGCAAGTTCTAGTCGAAATTATGGTTATTGCCGCTCAACGATAA
- a CDS encoding D-amino acid dehydrogenase produces MAKHVVIIGAGVIGLSTAYALIKAGQTVTLLESDSDVGMQTSFANGGQLSYRYVSPLADAGVPLQGLRWMGKNDSPLNLKITPSIQQWSWLAQFTLACNRKTNKINGAHLLRLSLLSQKIMNIWRQNGDIADFAWEKSGKLVIHRDKKSFQKACETVDSQFQQILTPSEIIALEPALKHIQSQLVGAIYAPDDESADCYLFCKNLLQYLHTQPQFTLCLQHNVQSFIQHNNRITEIVTHQGNIQADEVIVCAGNGSRNLLKPLGINVPLLGLKGYSLSVEYPQAEHCVPKINVTDYGNKIVYAKLNDQLRIAAMVDIGYDSLGLRDNRINALKDIVKKTFPHLPNVDDAPAWYGLRPSTPKGPPLLGKTAYKNLWLNIGHGSLGFTLAAGSAEILSQLIITQTSPISLTGLTR; encoded by the coding sequence ATGGCTAAACATGTGGTGATAATTGGAGCGGGTGTGATTGGGTTAAGCACCGCATACGCGTTAATTAAAGCAGGTCAAACCGTCACATTACTTGAATCTGATTCAGATGTCGGTATGCAAACCAGTTTCGCAAACGGTGGGCAACTAAGCTACCGTTATGTTTCACCACTTGCCGATGCGGGTGTTCCGTTACAAGGGCTGCGTTGGATGGGAAAAAACGATTCCCCATTGAATTTAAAAATTACCCCTTCAATTCAGCAATGGTCTTGGTTAGCGCAATTTACCCTCGCTTGTAACCGCAAAACCAATAAAATCAATGGCGCTCATCTGCTGCGTTTATCGCTATTAAGCCAAAAAATAATGAATATATGGCGTCAAAATGGCGATATCGCTGATTTTGCTTGGGAAAAGTCAGGTAAATTGGTCATCCACCGGGATAAAAAAAGCTTTCAAAAAGCTTGTGAGACCGTTGATAGCCAGTTTCAACAGATTTTAACACCCTCGGAAATCATTGCCTTAGAGCCCGCCTTAAAACATATTCAGTCCCAACTTGTTGGGGCGATTTATGCCCCCGATGACGAAAGCGCAGACTGCTATTTGTTTTGCAAAAATCTGCTGCAATATTTGCACACGCAGCCACAATTTACCCTCTGCTTGCAACACAATGTTCAGTCCTTTATTCAACACAATAATCGCATTACTGAAATAGTCACTCACCAGGGAAATATTCAAGCTGATGAAGTTATTGTATGTGCCGGGAATGGCAGCCGAAACTTACTAAAACCATTGGGAATTAATGTCCCTCTTTTAGGTTTAAAAGGGTATAGTCTCAGTGTTGAATACCCACAAGCTGAACATTGTGTCCCGAAAATTAATGTCACCGATTATGGTAATAAAATTGTTTATGCCAAATTAAATGATCAGCTACGCATTGCGGCAATGGTTGATATTGGCTATGACAGTTTAGGCTTACGGGATAACCGCATAAATGCCTTAAAAGATATTGTAAAAAAAACATTCCCACATTTACCTAACGTGGATGATGCGCCAGCTTGGTATGGATTGCGACCGTCAACACCAAAAGGTCCACCTTTACTTGGAAAAACGGCATATAAAAACCTTTGGCTAAATATTGGTCATGGTAGTTTGGGATTCACTTTGGCGGCCGGTAGCGCAGAAATATTAAGCCAGTTGATTATAACGCAAACATCCCCTATTTCTCTAACAGGATTAACGAGGTAA
- a CDS encoding LysR family transcriptional regulator, with protein MKLRHLDIFYAVMTCGSLTRAAEVLHISQPAASKALKHAEQQLGLVLFQRIRGKLIPTDEANLLFEEAKEVYQNLDKLRILAQNLSRNPQGKLAIGCLPSLGLNLVPEVTALFIKKHPNIKLTIGTHHTTDILQLLTQQDLDIGIGFNLDIEGGITVLPIADIPLVYVDSKPPLYTPVSLVDIDQERWIHPGSDSLSQLLQKRHQFAESNISVHTYHMAAEFVQAGLGCSITDIFSAEHTLPESMIYPLKEGLRLAVSVFHRADRPLTKAAQNYVNTLALTLEKRNKVVNQKLYSGNENSIV; from the coding sequence ATGAAATTACGACATCTTGATATCTTTTACGCAGTCATGACTTGTGGTTCTTTAACTCGGGCAGCAGAAGTTCTTCATATTTCACAGCCTGCTGCCAGCAAAGCATTAAAACATGCCGAACAGCAACTTGGACTGGTTTTATTTCAACGAATTAGAGGGAAATTAATTCCAACAGATGAAGCCAATTTATTGTTTGAAGAGGCAAAAGAAGTTTATCAAAATTTAGATAAGCTCAGAATTTTAGCACAAAATTTATCCCGTAATCCGCAAGGTAAATTAGCGATCGGTTGCTTACCAAGCTTAGGGCTAAACCTTGTGCCTGAAGTCACCGCCCTATTTATAAAAAAACACCCCAATATCAAGCTGACAATTGGCACACACCATACAACCGATATTCTGCAATTATTAACGCAACAAGATTTGGATATTGGTATCGGCTTTAATCTTGACATCGAAGGTGGTATTACTGTACTGCCAATTGCCGATATTCCTCTAGTTTATGTTGATAGTAAGCCGCCACTGTATACGCCCGTTTCCTTAGTCGATATCGACCAAGAACGCTGGATCCACCCAGGTTCTGATTCGTTATCGCAACTGTTGCAAAAACGCCATCAATTCGCTGAGTCAAATATCAGTGTACACACTTACCATATGGCCGCCGAATTTGTCCAAGCAGGCTTGGGTTGCAGTATTACAGATATTTTCTCCGCAGAACACACCCTTCCTGAATCGATGATTTATCCCTTAAAAGAAGGGTTGCGATTAGCTGTTTCTGTTTTCCATCGCGCGGATAGACCATTAACAAAAGCAGCACAAAATTATGTCAATACGTTGGCATTAACCCTCGAAAAAAGAAATAAAGTCGTTAACCAAAAGTTATACTCTGGTAATGAAAACTCAATTGTTTAG
- the gltS gene encoding sodium/glutamate symporter, with protein sequence MTLDASYTLLVACLALLIGMFVVKYSPFLQKNHIPEAVVGGFIVAIILLIVDKTAGYTFTFDASLQSILMIAFFSSIGLSSDFSRLIKGGKPLVLLTIAVTILIAIQNTVGMGMAIMLNESPFIGLIAGSITLTGGHGNAGAWGPLLADKYGVTGAVELAMACATLGLVLGGLIGGPVARHLLKKVTIPSSTELEKETIVEAFEQPSVKRKINANNVIETISMLIICIVVGGYISALFKDTVLQLPTFVWCLFVGIIIRNVLTHLFKHEVFEPTVDVLGSVALSLFLAMALMSLKFGQLASMAGPVLLIIAVQTVVMVLFACFVTFRMMGKDYDAVVISAGHCGFGMGATPTAIANMQTVTKAFSPSHKAFLVVPMVGAFIVDISNSILIKIFIEIGTYFT encoded by the coding sequence ATGACTTTAGATGCCAGCTACACATTATTAGTCGCTTGTTTAGCGCTATTGATAGGGATGTTCGTTGTTAAATACTCCCCCTTTTTACAAAAAAACCATATTCCCGAAGCTGTTGTTGGCGGTTTTATTGTGGCGATTATTTTATTGATTGTCGATAAAACCGCAGGCTATACCTTTACCTTTGATGCATCATTACAAAGTATTCTGATGATCGCCTTCTTCTCATCCATTGGGCTAAGCTCGGATTTTTCGCGCTTAATAAAAGGTGGCAAGCCGCTAGTATTATTAACTATCGCGGTAACTATTTTAATTGCGATTCAAAATACCGTTGGCATGGGGATGGCTATCATGCTTAATGAAAGCCCCTTTATTGGTTTAATTGCAGGCTCAATTACGTTAACGGGCGGTCACGGGAACGCGGGAGCTTGGGGGCCATTATTAGCCGATAAATACGGTGTAACCGGTGCGGTTGAATTAGCCATGGCATGTGCCACATTAGGTTTAGTGTTAGGGGGATTAATTGGTGGACCAGTAGCACGTCATTTATTGAAAAAAGTCACGATCCCATCTTCCACTGAATTAGAAAAAGAAACTATCGTTGAAGCATTTGAACAACCGAGTGTTAAGCGCAAAATCAATGCTAATAATGTTATTGAAACCATTTCAATGTTGATTATCTGTATTGTCGTTGGTGGCTATATTAGCGCATTGTTCAAAGATACTGTGTTACAATTACCCACCTTTGTTTGGTGTTTATTTGTCGGAATTATCATCCGTAACGTCTTAACCCACCTCTTTAAACATGAAGTGTTTGAACCGACTGTAGATGTTCTTGGTAGTGTGGCGTTGTCATTATTCTTAGCGATGGCGTTAATGTCGTTAAAGTTCGGTCAACTCGCCAGTATGGCGGGCCCTGTTTTACTGATTATTGCGGTGCAAACGGTCGTGATGGTGCTCTTCGCCTGTTTCGTCACGTTTCGGATGATGGGCAAGGATTATGATGCTGTGGTTATCAGTGCGGGGCATTGTGGTTTTGGTATGGGGGCAACGCCAACGGCGATTGCCAATATGCAAACCGTCACAAAAGCATTTAGCCCTTCCCATAAAGCTTTCTTAGTAGTGCCAATGGTTGGTGCATTTATCGTAGATATCTCAAATAGCATCTTAATTAAAATATTCATCGAGATAGGCACTTATTTCACCTAA
- the mdlC gene encoding benzoylformate decarboxylase, with protein MQKTIRQVTFDLLRKLDITTIFGNPGSTEETFLKDFPRDFRYIQTLQEASAVAAADGYAQGMRKVAMVNVHTSAGLSNAMSNILTAYMNRTPLIITAGNQTREMLLMEPWLTNIEPETLPKPWVKWSYQPVRAEDVPAAFMRAYAMALQPPAGPVFLSIPLDDWDKPALTEEVVVRSVPQRIGYDPIRLQEFATALSNAKDPVLIYGSAIARGEGWDIGIKLAEKLNAPVWAAPASERPPFPETHPLYAGGLPFATQPLAEKLEGHDLAIVIGAPVFRYYPYVAGRYIPEGLRLLHITDDPLEVGRAPVGDSLLSDAVLALEGLINLVAPRAAAKNVVKQPHGMAPHPAAPAHSSNSSILSATQLFRALREVSPKETVLVEESPSNLGELHREWPIESPDSFYTFASGSLGWNLPASVGIALAERDSGRHRPVMAIIGDGSMQYSIQGLWSAAQLNLPIVFIIPKNNEYAILKSFAVLEETPGVPGLDIPNLDIVALGKGYGCTALRAQTVEEVKKACEEAFKRNGPTVIEVPILPSIPSLI; from the coding sequence ATGCAAAAAACGATCCGCCAAGTCACCTTTGATTTATTACGTAAGCTGGATATTACAACCATTTTTGGGAATCCCGGTTCAACAGAAGAAACATTCTTAAAAGATTTTCCGCGTGATTTTCGTTATATCCAAACCTTACAAGAAGCTTCTGCGGTCGCTGCCGCTGATGGTTATGCCCAAGGAATGCGTAAAGTTGCAATGGTAAATGTGCATACCTCGGCGGGTTTAAGTAATGCCATGAGTAATATTTTGACGGCATATATGAATCGGACGCCACTCATTATTACGGCGGGAAACCAAACACGTGAAATGCTATTAATGGAGCCTTGGTTAACCAATATTGAACCGGAAACGCTACCTAAACCTTGGGTCAAATGGAGTTACCAGCCAGTGCGGGCGGAAGATGTTCCCGCCGCGTTTATGCGTGCTTATGCTATGGCGCTACAACCTCCGGCGGGGCCAGTATTTTTATCGATCCCTTTGGATGACTGGGATAAACCCGCACTGACTGAAGAAGTGGTTGTGCGTTCAGTACCACAGCGTATTGGTTATGATCCTATTCGATTGCAAGAGTTTGCCACTGCGCTATCTAATGCGAAGGATCCCGTTCTTATTTATGGTTCCGCCATTGCAAGAGGAGAGGGGTGGGATATTGGTATCAAACTTGCTGAGAAACTCAATGCTCCGGTGTGGGCTGCGCCGGCTTCTGAACGTCCGCCATTCCCCGAAACCCATCCTTTATACGCAGGGGGCTTACCTTTTGCGACCCAGCCATTAGCTGAAAAGCTTGAAGGACACGACTTAGCCATTGTTATTGGCGCGCCTGTATTTCGCTATTATCCTTATGTTGCAGGCCGTTATATTCCGGAGGGGTTAAGGTTATTACATATTACCGATGATCCTCTTGAAGTGGGTAGAGCCCCGGTTGGCGATAGTCTACTGAGTGATGCCGTGCTCGCACTTGAAGGGTTAATCAACTTAGTTGCGCCACGCGCAGCCGCAAAAAATGTGGTAAAACAGCCCCATGGAATGGCTCCGCACCCCGCTGCGCCGGCACACAGCAGCAACAGTTCAATTTTGAGTGCAACACAATTATTTCGCGCTTTAAGGGAAGTTTCACCGAAAGAAACTGTTTTGGTGGAAGAATCCCCTTCCAATCTCGGGGAACTTCACCGTGAATGGCCGATTGAATCTCCAGACTCATTCTATACTTTTGCAAGTGGTTCATTAGGTTGGAATTTGCCTGCAAGTGTGGGGATTGCCTTGGCAGAAAGAGACAGTGGACGTCATCGTCCAGTAATGGCAATTATTGGTGATGGCTCTATGCAGTATTCTATTCAAGGCTTATGGAGTGCGGCGCAACTGAATTTACCTATTGTATTTATTATTCCGAAAAACAATGAATATGCCATTTTAAAATCCTTTGCGGTATTGGAAGAAACACCGGGGGTACCGGGGCTTGATATTCCAAATTTAGATATTGTGGCGTTAGGTAAAGGATATGGTTGTACCGCCCTAAGAGCACAGACTGTAGAAGAGGTTAAAAAAGCGTGTGAAGAGGCATTTAAACGCAATGGACCAACGGTAATTGAAGTGCCTATTTTACCTTCAATTCCATCTCTGATTTAA
- a CDS encoding aminoglycoside adenylyltransferase family protein gives MTVPLQAKQALAILQKHFSDSLIAVYLHGSSVSGGLRPTSDIDLLVVVDNPMTEASREQLVRELMVISGLYPTDPEGRRPLEVAVFLTNDLNTLSYPAKCELMYGEWLRTEYERGIFEGQTQDPEFTLMLAQAAQEAVSLWHKKRFCLPMIAQHEIRRALLDALPNLVLSVKGDERNVLLTLTRMWYTMATGLFTSKDNAANWAIEQMPAALSPIIMMAKNDYLTGVPVDWEAQNEGIRQCVSYLAGCVNIYP, from the coding sequence ATGACAGTTCCTCTCCAAGCGAAACAGGCTTTAGCTATTTTGCAAAAACATTTTTCTGATTCATTAATTGCGGTTTATCTGCACGGTTCTTCTGTTTCTGGTGGATTACGACCAACGAGTGATATTGATTTACTTGTGGTTGTTGATAACCCGATGACAGAAGCGTCTCGTGAACAACTTGTGCGAGAGTTAATGGTAATTTCTGGTTTATACCCAACAGATCCAGAAGGGCGTCGCCCCCTTGAAGTGGCTGTGTTTTTAACCAATGACTTAAACACGCTTTCATACCCCGCAAAATGCGAATTAATGTACGGAGAGTGGTTACGTACAGAGTATGAACGAGGAATATTTGAAGGGCAAACTCAAGATCCTGAATTCACACTGATGTTAGCCCAAGCGGCACAAGAAGCGGTGAGTTTATGGCACAAAAAAAGGTTCTGCCTACCCATGATTGCCCAACATGAAATACGGCGAGCCCTATTAGATGCCCTCCCTAACTTAGTGTTATCTGTGAAGGGGGATGAACGCAATGTTTTACTCACACTAACGCGGATGTGGTACACCATGGCGACGGGGTTATTTACATCAAAGGATAACGCCGCTAATTGGGCGATAGAACAGATGCCAGCGGCGTTATCGCCGATAATTATGATGGCAAAAAATGACTATTTAACCGGGGTTCCCGTTGATTGGGAAGCGCAAAACGAGGGTATCCGCCAGTGTGTGAGTTATTTAGCGGGATGTGTAAATATTTATCCTTAA
- a CDS encoding Rid family hydrolase — protein sequence MKKRWRGGIYEQTVQSLVNIEHVLREAGGDLSHVAVLRIYIKDGANSYEEQRDIAKALKEKFGDTPPASSWIIVTGLSLPEWLIEIEAHAVLD from the coding sequence ATGAAGAAACGGTGGCGGGGGGGAATTTATGAGCAAACGGTTCAGTCACTGGTGAATATAGAACATGTACTACGTGAAGCGGGTGGGGATTTATCTCATGTTGCCGTTTTACGTATTTATATCAAAGATGGCGCGAATAGCTATGAAGAGCAACGAGATATTGCCAAGGCATTAAAAGAAAAGTTTGGTGATACACCGCCAGCGTCCTCTTGGATTATTGTGACGGGGCTTTCATTGCCTGAATGGTTAATTGAAATTGAGGCGCATGCCGTTTTAGATTAA